The Ischnura elegans chromosome 1, ioIscEleg1.1, whole genome shotgun sequence genome contains a region encoding:
- the LOC124156029 gene encoding glutamate receptor ionotropic, kainate glr-3-like → MGGILTQTNDTKCYILNTPRDLQPTSVRRSNFQGDTLTAGSVITEPQLFTGMHDMEKRHIDTWTKINYFVVEDMSLDLNFTLNIQQYNNWGYQTNGSFDGLVGALQRQEVDLGATGMLFKADRMMVMDYIGETYHFRATILFRQPSLASVTNIFLQPFSSGVWMCALIMFSIKVVALTVEMKLEWQCQKDGNCRKMRHLKPKKDPNDWGEVVMMVIGAVCQQGFYSPPSSLSARITFLVLWMASLFLFTSYAANVVALLQTPSHLVQSLSDLIKVPMEVGIQDVIYNRVYFRETTDSLAKELYHTKIEPYHERAYYNAVEGMQRVQKGLFAFQVEHTIGYKVISETFTVEEKCGLGNVELIRTPLLGIPIARDSPYKEILSQKLLHLREVGVLDRTFKQWVPQKPSCTNSHHSTSRQFVSIGLEELWSSFSLLWAGAIAALSLLFLENLIRTYSRKRKRFHKFMH, encoded by the exons atgggg GGAATCCTTACCCAGACGAATGACACGAAATGTTACATTCTAAATACACCACGAGATCTGCAACCTACTAGCGTGCGACGCAGTAATTTTCAAGGGGACACACTAACTGCAGGATCAGTT ATTACGGAACCCCAACTGTTTACCGGAATGCATGATATGGAGAAGAGGCATATCGATACATGgactaaaataaattacttcgtCGTGGAGGATATgtctttggatttaaattttac GCTCAATATACAACAATATAACAACTGGGGATATCAAACCAATGGGTCTTTCGATGGGTTGGTTGGTGCATTGCAGCGACAGGAGGTAGACCTTGGAGCAACAGGAATGCTATTCAAGGCAGACAGAATGATGGTAATGGACTATATAGGAGAAACTTATCATTTCAG agctacCATCTTGTTTCGACAGCCATCATTAGCCAGTGTTACAAACATTTTCCTGCAACCATTTAGCAGTGGTGTTTGGATGTGTGCTTTGATTATGTTTTCCATAAAAGTGGTAGCACTCACagtcgaaatgaaacttgaaTGGCAATGTCAGAAAGACGGAAATTGCCGCAAGATGAGGCACTTGAAACCGAAGAAAGATCCCAACGACTGGGGTGAGGTTGTAATGATGGTAATCGGAGCCGTTTGCCAACAAG GATTCTATTCACCTCCTTCATCACTGTCAGCTAGAATTACTTTCTTGGTGCTATGGATGGCAAGTCTTTTCCTGTTTACATCATATGCGGCTAATGTGGTGGCCTTATTGCAGACACCATCGCATCTGGTCCAGTCTTTATCTGACTTGATAAAAGTTCCCATGGAAGTAGGAATCCAAGACGTTATTTACAACCGAGTATACTTTAGA GAAACCACTGATTCCCTGGCAAAGGAGTTATATCATACAAAAATTGAACCATATCATGAAAGAGCTTACTACAACGCAGTTGAAGGGATGCAGCGTGTTCAGAAAGGACTGTTTGCATTTCAG GTGGAACACACTATTGGATACAAAGTCATCAGCGAAACGTTTACAGTAGAAGAGAAATGTGGGTTGGGAAATGTAGAACTTATCCGCACACCTCTACTGGGAATTCCAATCGCCCGAGACTCTCCATACAAGGAGATACTATCCCAGAA GTTACTCCATCTAAGAGAAGTGGGAGTCCTTGACAGAACCTTTAAGCAGTGGGTGCCACAAAAACCATCTTGCACCAACTCTCATCACTCAACATCACGACAGTTTGTGAGTATTGGATTAGAGGAACTGTGGTCATCTTTCTCCCTTCTGTGGGCAGGGGCCATTGCTGCACTCTCTCTCCTGTTCCTAGAAAATCTGATTCGTACCTACTCAAGGAAGAGGAAGAGATTTCACAAGTTTATGCACTGA